The genomic region GTAGGTGCTTTATATACAACTGTTAAGTCTAGTGATGGATCTACACTTGTAGACGCAGATCTACCTATGGTTATTACCTTAGATATTACAGACAGTAAAGTAACACAAGATAAAATGAAAAGTGCTGTAGAAGATGGCTTTGAAGACAGCTGTACAGATGCAGAACGTGCTGCGATTAAAGGAGATATCAAAAGATTTATAGGATTTTTCAAAGATGCTATTGTAAAAGGTGATGAGTTTCAACTCGCTTATGTACCTGGTAAAGGAACTATGGTTTCTAAAAATGGAAAAGCCCTAGGTACTATCGCTGGTATCGATTTTAAGAGAGCTTTATTTGGAATCTGGTTAGGAGATGATCCAGCAGATGAAGATTTAAAAGATGGTATGTTAGGTAAGTCTTAATAAGACTTTTAGAATAATATGACCCACGTAAAGTAAATTTGCGTGGGTTTTTTAATTTATAGATA from Nonlabens arenilitoris harbors:
- a CDS encoding chalcone isomerase family protein: MKKLILLAVALVATFTANAQVTINDVKVEKSLTVEGQELMLNGAGLREKLWFDLYVGALYTTVKSSDGSTLVDADLPMVITLDITDSKVTQDKMKSAVEDGFEDSCTDAERAAIKGDIKRFIGFFKDAIVKGDEFQLAYVPGKGTMVSKNGKALGTIAGIDFKRALFGIWLGDDPADEDLKDGMLGKS